The Horticoccus luteus DNA window GGTTCGCGCGCGGGGAAAAAACGCCGGCGCCTATTCTGGCCCCGCCGAGGCCGGTGTGGCGCGGTCGGTCCGCGGTGGTGTTGCTCGGAATTTGCGGGCTGGCTGAGGGTGGCACGCGGGCGTGGTTTGCGTGGCATCACGAGGAGGGCGGGCGGCAATGGGCCTTGGCGAGCGCGGTGCCGGGATGGCCGTCGGCTCCGATTCCGGAGCGGACGCAGGAGATTCTCCATGCTTCGAGTGCGGATGGGCGGACGTGGGAGCGCAGCGGGGATGATCGGCGCGGTCTGGCGTATGTTTTCCGCTGGGAGAACGACACGGCGGTGGCGATGGAGGCGCGACGGCACGATCCGACGGTGTGCATGCCGGGCCTCGGGGCGGAGCTCGAAGCGGAACTGGCGCCCGTGGTCGTGGAGACTGGCGGGGAGACCGTGCCGTTTCGAGCGTATCGCTTCAGGGCGGAAGGAACGACGCAGCACGTTTTCTTCTGCGTGTGGGATGTGTTTGAGAGCCGCGTCGCGCCGATCGAAGTGGAGAACGAAGTCGCGTTTAGCTATCGTTGGGCCCGCGTGCGGGAAGGACGTTCGCGCGCCGACCTCGCGCAAATTATTTTTGTGCTGCAGGGCGAACCGAGCGACGCTGCGGCGTGCGCGTGGCTGCGGCGGCAGGTCGGGGTGCTTCTCCGGCGAAAATAAAAAACGCGGCCCCGGGGAGAGGCCGCGTGGAGAAACCGAGCGGAGTTGATTTTACAGGCCGCGCATCTTGCCGCCGTAGATCGCGCTGGCGCCGAGCTCTTCCTCGATGCGGAGGAGCTGGTTGTATTTCGCGACGCGGTCGGTGCGGCAGAGCGAGCCGGTTTTGATCTGGCCGGCGTTGGTCGCGACGGCGATGTCGGCGATCGTGACATCCTCGGTCTCACCGGAGCGGTGCGAGATGACGGCGGTGTAATGGGCTTCCTTGGCCATTTCCACGGCGTCGAAGGTCTCGGTGAGCGAGCCGATCTGGTTGACCTTGACGAGAATCGAGTTGGCGGTGCCGCTGTCGATGCCGCGCTTGAGGAACTCGGTGTTGGTGACGAAGAGATCGTCGCCCACGAGCTGGATCTTGTCGCCGATCGCATCGGTGAGTTTTTTCCACGTGGCCCAGTCGCCTTCGGCGCAGCCGTCTTCGATGGAGATGATCGGATATTTCGCGACGAGTTTGCGGTAGAACTCGACGATCTCGTCGCCGGAGAGCACCTGGCCGGAGGACTTTTTGAAGACGTAGTGCTTTTTCGCGGGGACGTAGAATTCGGAGGCGGCGACGTCGAGGGCGAGGTTGATATCCTTGCCGAGTTTGTAGCCGGCGTTTTTGACGGCGGTGGCGATGACGTCGAGGGCGGCCTCGGCGGATTCGAGTTTCGGCGCGAAGCCGCCTTCGTCGCCGACGGCGGTGGCGAGGCCCTTGTCTTTCAGGACCTTCTTCAGCGAGTGGAAAACCTCGCAGCCCATGCGGAGGCCTTCGGAGAAGGTTTTCGCGCCGGTGGGCATGATCATGAATTCCTGAAAATCGATCGGGGCATCGGAGTGCGCGCCGCCGTTCATGATGTTCATCATGGGCACGGGGAGGACTTTCGCGTTCGGGCCGCCGAGGTATTTGTAGAGCGGCTGGCCGAGGGCGGCGGCGGCGGCTTTCGCGGTGGCGAGGGAAACGCCGAGGATGGCGTTGGCGCCGAGCTTCGACTTGGTCTTGGTGCCATCGAGCTTGATCATGGCGGCGTCGATGCCGACCTGGTCGAGGGCGTCGAAGCCGAGGAGCGCGGGGGCGATTTTGCCTTTGACGTTGCCGACGGCTTTCAGCGTGCCTTTGCCGCCATAGCGAAGTTTGTCGCCGTCACGGAGCTCGATGGCTTCGTGTTCGCCGGTGGAGGCGCCGGAGGGGACCGCGGCGCGGCCGAAGGCGCCGGAGGCGAGCTTCACGTCGACTTCAACCGTCGGGTTGCCGCGGGAGTCGATGATCTCGCGGGCGGTAATGGCAGTGATGGAGGTGTTCATTCCAGTGGACGACTGAACACGGGCACCGGGCGCGAGTGAACAAAAAAACGCGCGAGGGGTTTCGCGCGTGGGTAATCTGCCGAGGAAAGCGGGGCGAGCGGCGGCGCTCGCGGGGATATTACGCGAACGGCGGACGGGAGGCGCCGATGCGTTCGAGGAACTGGCGGACGGCGCCGCGATTTGCGCGGAGTTTCGGCGGCAATTGCTCGTTGAAGCCGCGCTCCACGGCGAGGCGGCCGACGGTCATGTTTTCGTAGTTGCGCGTGTTGAGCGCATCGGCGGTGAGCAACTGCAGCGGAATCTGGTCGAGGTGGCCTTCGTAAGCGGCGGCGTGCAGGGGGGTGTCGCCGTTGTCGTTGCGCGTGAGGAGGAGCTCGGCGGTGAGATTTTCGCGCGGGATGCGGTGCAACTGGCCGGTCTCGGCGGCGGCGTGGATCGCGGTGAAACCGGTCTTGCTGGCGATCGTGAGATGGGCGCGGGTCAGGAGTGCGGGGGGAATCTGGTCGAGGTGTCCGGCGATGGCGGCGGCGTGAAAAACGGTGTCGCCGGCGTTGGTGAGCGCGAGCATGGCGTCGGCCGTGAGCAGCGCCGGCGGAATCTGATTGAGGTGGCCGTTGAGAGCGGCGACGTGGAGGACGGTTTCGCCGCTGATATTCTGCACGGCGAGGTGGGCGGGCGAAAACGCGTTGGGCGGGAGGGCGGCGAGCGTGCCGTTTTCCGCCGCCTCGTGCAGGAGCGTGTTGCCGAGATCGGTGCGGTTGAGCAGGACCTCGGAGGTGAGGAGCGCGGAAGGCAGTTGCCCGAGGTGACCGTGGGCGGCGGCGTTGTGGAAGACGGTGTAGCCGGAGTTGCTGCGGGTGAGAAGGGCCGAGGTTTCGAGCACGGCGGGCGGCACTTGATCGAGGTGGCCGGCCATCGCGGCGTGATGAAGGGGCGTGTAGCCGGCGTCGTTGCGGAGGAGCAGGTGCGCGGGCGCGAGGAGATCGATGGGCAAGCGCGAAAGTTGACCGTAGCGCGCGGCGATGTGGAGGGGCGTGGAGCCCGCGGCGTTGCGCACAAGGAAGCACTCGACGGCGAGCGCGGACGCGGAGAAGGGGGAAAAGTCACCCGTGCGGGCGGCGACAAAGAGATCGGGCTGGACCATGTTCCGGATTGCACGCGGAGAGAAGGCCGCGGAAGCACGGCTGGCAAATCCAAAGCCCGGGCGCTGCGGAATTCGTTTTACTTCGAAGGCATCTACTTTTCACCATGCGCCGAATGAGCAACGACGCAGGAGCCCCCGGAAACGCCGAGAAGCCCGCGGTCCTCGTCGTCGATGACGAGCGGCCGTTATTAGATGTGTTTAGCGCGGCATTGTCGGGGGCGTTTGACGTGACGGCGGTGATGTCGGCGCGCGAGGCGGAGTTCGCGCTGCACAAGCGGGCGTTCAAGGTGCTGATCGCCGACCATTTGATGCCGGGAGGAAACGGCATGAATCTGCTGGTGCGGGCGCGGGAGGAGTTTCCGCACATGCAGCGCATTTTGGTGACGGGTTACATGAAGCCGGAAATGCTCATGCGCAGCGTGAACGAGGCGGCGCTGTTTCGGTATCTGCTGAAACCGGTCGCGCTCGCGGAACTGGTCAAGGTGGTGCACGACGCCGCGAAGGCGCACGACGCGAGCGTCGCCGTGGCGGCGCAGTGAGCGGACGCCGGGGCGCGCGGCGCGGTCGCGGCGGTTATTTTCTGAGTTTGGCGCGCAGGTAGGGCGCGGTCGGGCTGGACTTCACTTTGAGCAAGCCCGCGAGTTCGCCTTGGTAAATCAGCTCGCCGCCGGCGGGACCACCGCCGGGCCCGAGTTCGACGACGTAATCGGCCTCGGCGAGGAGATCGAGATGATGCTCGATCACGACGACGGTGTGGCCTTGATCGACGAGGGAATGGAGGACGCGGATGAGTTTTTCGCAGTCGCTCAGGTGAAGGCCGATGGTCGGTTCCTCGAGGAGGTAGAGGTTGCGCACGGCGGTGCCGCGGGAGCGTTCCTTGTAGCTGGGAAGTCCGCGCGCGAGCTCGGTGACGAGCTTGAGGCGCTGCGCCTCGCCGCCGGAGAGCGAGGGCGAACTCTGGCCGAGCGTGAGGTAGCCGAGGCCGCAGTCGACCATGAGCTGGCAGACTTGGGAGAGCTGGGAATGGAAATCGAAAAACGTGGCGGCTTCGTCGAACGTGAGTTGCAGGACCTGCCCGATGTTTTTCCCTTTCCAGGCAATCTCGGCGAGGTCGGGGCTGTAGCGGGAACCGTGGCAGTTTTCGCACGGCAGATAAGTGTCGGGCATGAACGCCATCTCGAGCTTGATCCGACCGGCGCCCTGGCAGGTGTCGCAGCGACCGCCGGCGGTGTTGAAGGAGAAACGCGAGGCGGTGTAGCCGCGCATTTTCGATTCGGGCAACGACGCGAAAAACTGGCGGATGATGTCGAAGATGCCGAGGTAAGTCGCGGGCGTGGACCGCGGGGTTTTGCCGATGGGCGACTGGTCGACCTCGATGACGCCTTTGAACCCGTTTGCGCCGCTGAGTTGGGCGAACGGGAGGCGTTTTTCCTCGGCGTTGAAATGGGTGGCGCGGACGAAACCGCGACCGGAAAGGCGGGGCGTATTCTCCGCGATGGCGTGTGCGACGGCGGGGTGCAGGAGATCGCGGAAGAGCGTGGACTTGCCGGCGCCACTCGGGCCCGCGGCCATGATGAGGCGACCGTGCGGGAGGCGCAGGGTGAAACCGCGGAGGTTGCGCAACGCGGCGCCCTTGAGCGTGAGCCATTCCTTCGGTGAGGCGGGCAGCGGCCGATAACTGCCGCGGAGCGGATGGGTGATGCCGCGCTGGAGAAAAAGGCCGGTGAGGGATTTTTCGCTGCGCTGGATCTCGGCAGGCGTGCCGTTGGCGAGCAGTTCGCCGCCGTGGATGCCGGCGGCGGGACCGAGATCGATGATGCGGTCGGCGCGCGCCATGAGCTCGTCATCGTGCTCGACGACGAGGAGCGTGTTACCTTTTTCGCGGAGCGAGATGAGGGTGTCGATGAGGCGGTCGTTGTCGCGTGCGTGGAGTCCGATGGACGGTTCGTCGAGCACGTAGAGGACGCCCGAGAGATTGGAGCCGAGCTGGGCGGCGAGGCGGATGCGTTGGGCTTCGCCGCCGGAAAGGGTTTCGGTGGGGCGATCGAGGGAGAGGTAACCGAGGCCGACGTGATCGAGAAACTTCAGGCGTTCTTCGATCTGCGGCACGATGTCCTGCACGATGAGCCGGCCGCGCGAGTCGAGGTCGAGCTGATGCAGATGCGCGAGAAGTTCGGACGAGGTGCTCGCGAGGAGTTGCGGCAGAGAAAGTGCGGCGGCGGATTTTGGCGCGGTGGTGCGGGATCTGGCGGGGGCGCGGAAGTGAAGTTTGACGGCGCGCGAGACGCGGTTGAGGCGGGCGCCGCGGCAATCCGGGCAGGGCGTGCCGGCGTCGGAAACGTCGTCGGACGAATCGATGCCGAACTCGCGAAGGCGGGCGGCGGGATCGTTTTCGTCGTCCTCATCGGGCTCGAGCATCCAAGGGAAAACGCGACCGTGACCGCGGCACGTCGGACACCAGCCGCGCGGGGAGTTGAACGAGAAATCCTTGGGGTCGAGTTCGGAAAACGATTCGCCGGTTTCGATGTCGGTGCGCGTGGTGGAGAACCAGGAGAGGACGGCGCCGTCGGGGGTGAGGAGGAAGCACGCGCCTTTGCCGAGGCGGAGGGCGGTGTCGAGGGCGCTGGAGATCGAGCGCGCGGGCGTGGCGCGTGGGGCGGAGGTGCGCGACGGCGGGGCGGCGGCGGCGGATTCTTTCAGGTCGGCAACGACGACCTCGATATCGTGCTCTTTGTAGCGATCGAGTTTTTGAAAGGCGTCAACGGGGACGAGCTGGCCGTCGGCGCGCATGAGTGGGTAGCCCTGTTTGCCGATCCATGTGGCGATGGGCTGATGGTGGCCCTTGCGGCCGCGGATGAGCGGGGCGCAGAGGTAAAGGTGCTTCGCGCGGCGGGCTTTCGGCGTGGCGAGGACGCGCGCGAGAAGGTTCTTGAGCTGGCCGAGCGAGAGCGGCTGCACGGCTTTGTCGGTGTCGGGATGATGCTGAATGCCGAGGCGCGCGTAGAGAAGCCGCAGGTATTGCGCGACCTCGGTGATGGTGGCGACCGTGGACTTGCGGGAGCCGCGAGTGACGCGTTGCTCGATGGCGACGGTCGGTGGAATGCCGGTGAGGCGATCGATCGCGGGGCGCGGGAGTTGTTCGACGAACTGGCGCGCGTAGGGCGACATGGATTCCATGAACCGCCGCTGGCCCTCGGCAAAGACGATGTCGAATGCGAGGGTGGATTTGCCCGAACCGGACACGCCGGTGACGACGTTGAGTTGATGGTGCGGGATGGTGAGCGAGAGGTTTTTGAGGTTGTTCTCGCGGGCGCCGGTGATGACGAGCTCGGCGGGTCGATGGGCCGGTGTTGGTCGATAGGGCGCGGCCTCTTCGGCGGCGGCGAGCGCGGTGGAATTGTCACCTGAGAGGCTGCCATCGCGGAGGGCGGCGCGGAGGAAGGGCGATGTGGCGGTGTCGGCGGCGGCGACCTGCTCGGGGGTGCCTTCGGCGACGATGCGGCCGCCGGCGGCACCGGCGTCGGGGCCGATTTCGAGGACCCAGTCGGCGGACTTGAGGACGTCGAGATTGTGCTCGATCACGATCACGCTGTGGCCGCGGTCGACGAGCGCCTGGAGAACGAAGAGGAGGCGTTTGACGTCGTGGCGGTGGAGGCCGGTCGTGGGCTCATCGAGCAGGAGGAGCGCGCCAGAGGACGGCGGCGCGGAGAGCGGCGAACCCTTCGCGTCGCCGGTGAAGGTGCCGAGGTAGCGGACGAGTTTCAGTCGTTGGGATTCGCCGCCACTGAGGGTGTTGAGGGGTTGACCGAGCGTGAGGTAGCCGAGACCGACGGAGTCGAGGGAGGCGAGGCGGCGGAGGATTTCGGGGTGCGCGGCGAAGAGCGGGAGCGCATCGGTGACGCTCGTGGCGAGCAGGTCGGCGACGGAACGGTCGTGCCACTGGATCGCAAGGACTTCGGGTTTGAAGCGGCGGCCCTCGCAGATGGGACACGGGACGAAAACGTCGGAGAGAAACTGCATCTCGACGCGTTCGTAGCCAAGGCCCTGGCAGTGATCGCAACGGCCTTCGCCGCTGTTGAACGAAAATGAGGACGCGTTGAAACCGGCTTGCTGTGCGGCAGGCGTGGCGGCGTAGAGGTCGCGGATGAGTTCCCATGCATCGGTGTAGAGCGCGGGGTTCGAGCGCGGCGTGCGCGAGAGGGGGGATTGATCGACGAGGACGATTTCGGAAAACGGCGCGTCGGCCGGCGCGGGCAGGATGGATTCGATCGCGGCGGGGTCTTCGGTGAGCTGGAGACGTTGCGCGAGGAGGCCTTGGTAAATGACGTTGTCGAGGAGCGTGGACTTGCCGGAGCCGGAGACGCCGCTGAGGCAGACGAAGCGTTGCAGTGGCAGGCGAAAGGAGAGTGCGGCGAGGTTGTGCTTGGTGGCGTTTTTGAAATGGAGAAACGGAGGCGCGCCAGCGGCGCGTGCGTTCACCGAAACGGGTCGGCGCTGCGCGGGCGCCTCGATCGACTCGCGCCCGGAGAAATACGCGCCGGTGATGCTTTGCGGGGCGCGCAGCATGGCGGCCACGGGGCCTTGGAAAACGATGTGGCCTCCGCGGCTGCCGGGTTCGGGGCCGACCTCGATGACGTGATCGGCGGCGCGAATCATCGCCTCGTCGTGCTCGACGACGACGACAGTGTTGCCCGCATCGGTGAGCGTGCGGATGATGCCGATGAGGCGGTCGATGTCGCGCGGATGCAGGCCGACGCTGGGCTCGTCGAGGACAAAGAGCGTGTCGACAAGAGACGTGCCGAGACAGCTCGTGAGGTTGACGCGTTGGACTTCGCCGCCGGACAGCGTTTTCGAGGTGCGGTCGAGCGTGAGGTAGCCGAGGCCGACCTGTGCGAGATAACGCAGGCGCGTGACGATCGAATCGTAAGCGAGGGACGCGGAGTGCGCGTCGGACGGAGTTTCGTTTAACGGGCGGAAAGCCACGAGTCGGGCGAGCAGTTCGGAAACGGGGAGTTGATAAAGTTCGGGAAGCGTTTGCTGCTGCCATTTCCAGCAGAGCGCGTCGGGTTGGAGACGTTGTCCGCCGCACGCAGGGCAGGGGTTATAGGCGCGATAACGAGCGAGGAAGACGCGCACGTGCATCTTGTAGGTGTTCTTCTCGAGCCAGCGGAAGAAACCCTTCACGCCATACCAATATTGCGGCCACGTCTTGCCGTTTTCTTCGCCGTAGCCGGGCTCGCCGTTGACGATGAAATCGCGCTGCTCGGGCGTGAGGGACGCGAAGGGAACGTTGGTCGGGATCTTGAGGCGACGGGTGAATTTCAGCAGGTCCTTTTTGGACTCGCCGTAGATTTCGCTCTCCCAGCATTTGATCGCGCCGTCGTCGATCGAGAGCGACTGATCGGGCAGTGCGAGGCGGTAGTCGATCTCGATGATGCGACCGAAGCCGCGACATTGAGGACAGGCACCGAGTGGAGAGTTGAAGGAGAAAAGGGGCGGCGTGGCGGCGCGAAACGTGCGGCCGGTGCGGGGCGAATGCAGACCGCGCGAATAGTGGCCGATCTGCTCAAGGGGAACGGTGCTGGCGGTGGCGGCAGGCGTGGCGAAGAGGTAGACTTCGCCTTGCCCGAAATGCAGCGCGGTTTCCGTGGCTTCGAGGAAACGCGACCGCTGATCGGAGCTGAGCGTGACGCGATCCTGGGCGACAAAGATGCGCTCCCGCGGAGCGAGGATGGAGTCGTTGGCCAGAAGGTCGTCAACGCGATGCAGGGCGCAGCGAAGGCCGGCGGAATCGTCGGTGGTCGATTCGGGCACGAGGACGCGAATGTAGGACTGGCCTTTGAGATTCTGCAGGATCTCCG harbors:
- the eno gene encoding phosphopyruvate hydratase, whose protein sequence is MNTSITAITAREIIDSRGNPTVEVDVKLASGAFGRAAVPSGASTGEHEAIELRDGDKLRYGGKGTLKAVGNVKGKIAPALLGFDALDQVGIDAAMIKLDGTKTKSKLGANAILGVSLATAKAAAAALGQPLYKYLGGPNAKVLPVPMMNIMNGGAHSDAPIDFQEFMIMPTGAKTFSEGLRMGCEVFHSLKKVLKDKGLATAVGDEGGFAPKLESAEAALDVIATAVKNAGYKLGKDINLALDVAASEFYVPAKKHYVFKKSSGQVLSGDEIVEFYRKLVAKYPIISIEDGCAEGDWATWKKLTDAIGDKIQLVGDDLFVTNTEFLKRGIDSGTANSILVKVNQIGSLTETFDAVEMAKEAHYTAVISHRSGETEDVTIADIAVATNAGQIKTGSLCRTDRVAKYNQLLRIEEELGASAIYGGKMRGL
- a CDS encoding ankyrin repeat domain-containing protein, translating into MVQPDLFVAARTGDFSPFSASALAVECFLVRNAAGSTPLHIAARYGQLSRLPIDLLAPAHLLLRNDAGYTPLHHAAMAGHLDQVPPAVLETSALLTRSNSGYTVFHNAAAHGHLGQLPSALLTSEVLLNRTDLGNTLLHEAAENGTLAALPPNAFSPAHLAVQNISGETVLHVAALNGHLNQIPPALLTADAMLALTNAGDTVFHAAAIAGHLDQIPPALLTRAHLTIASKTGFTAIHAAAETGQLHRIPRENLTAELLLTRNDNGDTPLHAAAYEGHLDQIPLQLLTADALNTRNYENMTVGRLAVERGFNEQLPPKLRANRGAVRQFLERIGASRPPFA
- a CDS encoding response regulator, which translates into the protein MSNDAGAPGNAEKPAVLVVDDERPLLDVFSAALSGAFDVTAVMSAREAEFALHKRAFKVLIADHLMPGGNGMNLLVRAREEFPHMQRILVTGYMKPEMLMRSVNEAALFRYLLKPVALAELVKVVHDAAKAHDASVAVAAQ
- the uvrA gene encoding excinuclease ABC subunit UvrA; this translates as MSLAASFAASSSIRLRGVRQNNLKGFDLDLPLGQYVVVTGLSGAGKSSLVFDTLHAEGQRRYVETFSAYTRQFLDLLDKPKVDSIENIRPSIAIEQTNTVKTSRSTVGTMTELTDFFKVWFSHVAECFDPATGEKVEDDTPATIWTKAASAHPDRATVVAFKIVKPANLTWPEILQNLKGQSYIRVLVPESTTDDSAGLRCALHRVDDLLANDSILAPRERIFVAQDRVTLSSDQRSRFLEATETALHFGQGEVYLFATPAATASTVPLEQIGHYSRGLHSPRTGRTFRAATPPLFSFNSPLGACPQCRGFGRIIEIDYRLALPDQSLSIDDGAIKCWESEIYGESKKDLLKFTRRLKIPTNVPFASLTPEQRDFIVNGEPGYGEENGKTWPQYWYGVKGFFRWLEKNTYKMHVRVFLARYRAYNPCPACGGQRLQPDALCWKWQQQTLPELYQLPVSELLARLVAFRPLNETPSDAHSASLAYDSIVTRLRYLAQVGLGYLTLDRTSKTLSGGEVQRVNLTSCLGTSLVDTLFVLDEPSVGLHPRDIDRLIGIIRTLTDAGNTVVVVEHDEAMIRAADHVIEVGPEPGSRGGHIVFQGPVAAMLRAPQSITGAYFSGRESIEAPAQRRPVSVNARAAGAPPFLHFKNATKHNLAALSFRLPLQRFVCLSGVSGSGKSTLLDNVIYQGLLAQRLQLTEDPAAIESILPAPADAPFSEIVLVDQSPLSRTPRSNPALYTDAWELIRDLYAATPAAQQAGFNASSFSFNSGEGRCDHCQGLGYERVEMQFLSDVFVPCPICEGRRFKPEVLAIQWHDRSVADLLATSVTDALPLFAAHPEILRRLASLDSVGLGYLTLGQPLNTLSGGESQRLKLVRYLGTFTGDAKGSPLSAPPSSGALLLLDEPTTGLHRHDVKRLLFVLQALVDRGHSVIVIEHNLDVLKSADWVLEIGPDAGAAGGRIVAEGTPEQVAAADTATSPFLRAALRDGSLSGDNSTALAAAEEAAPYRPTPAHRPAELVITGARENNLKNLSLTIPHHQLNVVTGVSGSGKSTLAFDIVFAEGQRRFMESMSPYARQFVEQLPRPAIDRLTGIPPTVAIEQRVTRGSRKSTVATITEVAQYLRLLYARLGIQHHPDTDKAVQPLSLGQLKNLLARVLATPKARRAKHLYLCAPLIRGRKGHHQPIATWIGKQGYPLMRADGQLVPVDAFQKLDRYKEHDIEVVVADLKESAAAAPPSRTSAPRATPARSISSALDTALRLGKGACFLLTPDGAVLSWFSTTRTDIETGESFSELDPKDFSFNSPRGWCPTCRGHGRVFPWMLEPDEDDENDPAARLREFGIDSSDDVSDAGTPCPDCRGARLNRVSRAVKLHFRAPARSRTTAPKSAAALSLPQLLASTSSELLAHLHQLDLDSRGRLIVQDIVPQIEERLKFLDHVGLGYLSLDRPTETLSGGEAQRIRLAAQLGSNLSGVLYVLDEPSIGLHARDNDRLIDTLISLREKGNTLLVVEHDDELMARADRIIDLGPAAGIHGGELLANGTPAEIQRSEKSLTGLFLQRGITHPLRGSYRPLPASPKEWLTLKGAALRNLRGFTLRLPHGRLIMAAGPSGAGKSTLFRDLLHPAVAHAIAENTPRLSGRGFVRATHFNAEEKRLPFAQLSGANGFKGVIEVDQSPIGKTPRSTPATYLGIFDIIRQFFASLPESKMRGYTASRFSFNTAGGRCDTCQGAGRIKLEMAFMPDTYLPCENCHGSRYSPDLAEIAWKGKNIGQVLQLTFDEAATFFDFHSQLSQVCQLMVDCGLGYLTLGQSSPSLSGGEAQRLKLVTELARGLPSYKERSRGTAVRNLYLLEEPTIGLHLSDCEKLIRVLHSLVDQGHTVVVIEHHLDLLAEADYVVELGPGGGPAGGELIYQGELAGLLKVKSSPTAPYLRAKLRK